In Hydractinia symbiolongicarpus strain clone_291-10 chromosome 15, HSymV2.1, whole genome shotgun sequence, one DNA window encodes the following:
- the LOC130629150 gene encoding kinesin-like protein KIF3B isoform X1, with protein MSKKAAESVKVVVRCRPMNEKEVAAGYERVVDMDVKRGIVDLKNPAKANEVPKEFTFDAVYDWNSKQRDLYDETFADLVESVLNGYNGTIFAYGQTGTGKTFTMEGVRSDPELRGIIPNSFDHMFTHISRTHDQQYLVRASYLEIYQEEIKDLLSKDHKKKLELKERPDTGVYVKDLQSFVTKSIKEIEHVMNVGNQNRAVGATNMNEHSSRSHAIFVVYIECSEVGPDGEAHIRVGKLNMVDLAGSERQAKTGATGNRLKEATKINLSLSALGNVISALVDGKSTHVPYRDSKLTRLLQDSLGGNARTVMVANMGPASYNYEETLTTLRYANRAKNIKNKPKINEDPKDALLREFQEEIKRLRNQLDKKGGGKSGSGRKKKKVRNADGSIVEEDDDDDDDGDEYLKQQQAQLEQEKQKLLQNHTMVEEEKQKLIMAIDKRSSQVKKERQKAAAIGSKIKAMESKLLVGGKTILDKTTEQEKALEQRRKEILEQKKREREMAQKLEQEEENAVEIRENYSSLQQEVDVKTKKLKKLFTKLQVTKQEIIDVQEEHIRERQELETSFEDLNRAIKLKTLIIENFVPAADREKVKKRALYNEEDENWSLKPLTQAAATQQMAKRPASAFGNKRPISEYARKAALMGGSARYKMENIIQLELDMPTRTTRDYEGPTVAPRIQAALDAALQDEDDLILDASALNSFNTKIRMKGKRGERPKTAKLLGNGGVIRNGLDATESFPTARGLVKN; from the exons ATG tcgAAGAAAGCTGCAGAATCTGTGAAAGTGGTAGTGCGATGTCGTCCAATGAATGAGAAAGAGGTTGCAGCTGGATATGAAAG AGTTGTAGATATGGATGTTAAGAGGGGAATTGTTGATCTGAAAAATCCCGCTAAAGCAAACGAAGTTCCAAAAGAGTTTACATTTGATGCTGTGTATGACTGGAA TTCAAAACAGCGTGATCTTTATGATGAAACTTTTGCAGATCTTGTTGAATCAGTGTTAAACGGCTACAatg GTACAATCTTTGCATATGGGCAGACTGGTACTGGAAAAACATTTACTATGGAAG gtGTTCGAAGTGATCCTGAGCTGCGTGGTATAATTCCAAATTCTTTTGATCACATGTTCACGCACATATCGAGAACACACGATCAACAATACCTTGTTAGAGCTTCATATTTAGAAATTTATCAg gaAGAAATTAAGGATCTCTTGTCTAAAGATCATAAAAAAAAGCTTGAGTTAAAAGAAAGACCAGATACTGGTGTTTACGTGAag GATTTACAATCTTTTGTAACCAAAAGTATAAAAGAGATAGAACATGTCATGAATGTTGGCAATCAGAACAGAGCTGTTGG AGCTACAAATATGAATGAACATTCTTCAAGGTCACATGCTATCTTCGTTGTTTACATTGAATGTAGCGAG gttGGACCAGATGGAGAAGCTCACATAAGAGTTGGTAAATTAAATATGGTAGATCTTGCTGGCAGTGAACGACAGGCTAAAACAGGGGCTACA GGTAATCGTTTAAAAGAAGCCACAAAAATCAATTTATCGCTATCAGCTCTTGGTAATGTGATTTCAGCTCTT GTTGACGGAAAAAGCACTCACGTCCCCTATCGAGACTCTAAGTTGACTCGTTTACTACAAG ATTCACTCGGAGGAAATGCAAGAACTGTCATGGTTGCAAATAtg GGACCTGCAAGCTACAATTATGAAGAAACTTTAACAACACTAAG atATGCAAATCGagcaaagaatataaaaaataaacctAAGATAAATGAAGATCCAAAAGATGCTTTATTGAGGGAGTtccaagaagaaataaaaag ATTACGTAACCAACTAGATAAGAAAGGTGGTGGAAAATCAGGAAgcggaagaaaaaagaaaaaagtacgaAATGCTGATGGTAGTATTG ttgaagaagatgatgatgacgatgatgatggtgatgaatatttaaaacaacagcAAGCACAACTTGAACAAGAGAAACAAAAACTTCTTCAAAATCACACCATGGTCGAAGAA GAAAAGCAAAAGTTGATAATGGCAATTGATAAACGTTCTAGTCAAGTAAAAAAAGAACGTCAGAAAGCTGCAGCTATTGGTTCTAAAATCAAG GCAATGGAAAGTAAGTTACTTGTTGGCGGAAAGACCATTTTAGACAAGACAACAGAACAAGAAAAAGCACTGGAACAAAGAAGAAAGGAAATTCTTGAACAAAAG AAACGTGAAAGAGAGATGGCACAAAAACTGGAGCAGGAAGAAGAGAATGCTGTGGAAATTcgtgaaaactacagttctttGCAACAAGAGGTTGATGTCAAGACTAAGAAactaaaaaag TTGTTCACAAAACTTCAAGTGACGAAACAAGAAATTATTGATGTTCAAGAAGAACATATTCGAGAAAGACAAGAGTTAGAGACAAGTTTTGAGGACTTGAACAGAGCTATCAAATTAAA AACTCTAATCATCGAAAATTTCGTACCAGCCGCAGATCGTGAGAAGGTGAAGAAAAGAGCATTATACAATGAAGAAGATGAAAACTGGTCATTAAAACCATTAACTCAAGCTGCTGC AACTCAGCAAATGGCTAAACGACCAGCATCTGCTTTTGGTAATAAACGTCCTATATCAGAATATGCTAGAAAAGCAGCGTTGATGGGTGGAAGTGCAAGATACAAG ATGGAAAATATCATCCAACTGGAGTTAGATATGCCCACACGAACAACACGTGACTACGAGGGACCTACTGTTGCTCCGAGAATACAGGCAGCTCTTGATGCAGCATTGCAAGATGAAGATGATCTTATATTGGATGCGTC AGCTTTGAACAGTTTCAACACGAAGATTAGAATGAAGGGCAAACGAGGGGAAAGACCGAAAACTGCGAAATTGTTGGG AAACGGGGGTGTAATACGTAATGGTCTTGATGCAACGGAGAGTTTTCCAACTGCGAGAGGGCTggtaaaaaactga
- the LOC130629150 gene encoding kinesin-II 95 kDa subunit-like isoform X2 yields MSKKAAESVKVVVRCRPMNEKEVAAGYERVVDMDVKRGIVDLKNPAKANEVPKEFTFDAVYDWNSKQRDLYDETFADLVESVLNGYNGTIFAYGQTGTGKTFTMEGVRSDPELRGIIPNSFDHMFTHISRTHDQQYLVRASYLEIYQEEIKDLLSKDHKKKLELKERPDTGVYVKDLQSFVTKSIKEIEHVMNVGNQNRAVGATNMNEHSSRSHAIFVVYIECSEVGPDGEAHIRVGKLNMVDLAGSERQAKTGATGNRLKEATKINLSLSALGNVISALVDGKSTHVPYRDSKLTRLLQDSLGGNARTVMVANMGPASYNYEETLTTLRYANRAKNIKNKPKINEDPKDALLREFQEEIKRLRNQLDKKGGGKSGSGRKKKKVRNADGSIVEEDDDDDDDGDEYLKQQQAQLEQEKQKLLQNHTMVEEEKQKLIMAIDKRSSQVKKERQKAAAIGSKIKAMESKLLVGGKTILDKTTEQEKALEQRRKEILEQKKREREMAQKLEQEEENAVEIRENYSSLQQEVDVKTKKLKKLFTKLQVTKQEIIDVQEEHIRERQELETSFEDLNRAIKLKTLIIENFVPAADREKVKKRALYNEEDENWSLKPLTQAAATQQMAKRPASAFGNKRPISEYARKAALMGGSARYKMENIIQLELDMPTRTTRDYEGPTVAPRIQAALDAALQDEDDLILDASNGGVIRNGLDATESFPTARGLVKN; encoded by the exons ATG tcgAAGAAAGCTGCAGAATCTGTGAAAGTGGTAGTGCGATGTCGTCCAATGAATGAGAAAGAGGTTGCAGCTGGATATGAAAG AGTTGTAGATATGGATGTTAAGAGGGGAATTGTTGATCTGAAAAATCCCGCTAAAGCAAACGAAGTTCCAAAAGAGTTTACATTTGATGCTGTGTATGACTGGAA TTCAAAACAGCGTGATCTTTATGATGAAACTTTTGCAGATCTTGTTGAATCAGTGTTAAACGGCTACAatg GTACAATCTTTGCATATGGGCAGACTGGTACTGGAAAAACATTTACTATGGAAG gtGTTCGAAGTGATCCTGAGCTGCGTGGTATAATTCCAAATTCTTTTGATCACATGTTCACGCACATATCGAGAACACACGATCAACAATACCTTGTTAGAGCTTCATATTTAGAAATTTATCAg gaAGAAATTAAGGATCTCTTGTCTAAAGATCATAAAAAAAAGCTTGAGTTAAAAGAAAGACCAGATACTGGTGTTTACGTGAag GATTTACAATCTTTTGTAACCAAAAGTATAAAAGAGATAGAACATGTCATGAATGTTGGCAATCAGAACAGAGCTGTTGG AGCTACAAATATGAATGAACATTCTTCAAGGTCACATGCTATCTTCGTTGTTTACATTGAATGTAGCGAG gttGGACCAGATGGAGAAGCTCACATAAGAGTTGGTAAATTAAATATGGTAGATCTTGCTGGCAGTGAACGACAGGCTAAAACAGGGGCTACA GGTAATCGTTTAAAAGAAGCCACAAAAATCAATTTATCGCTATCAGCTCTTGGTAATGTGATTTCAGCTCTT GTTGACGGAAAAAGCACTCACGTCCCCTATCGAGACTCTAAGTTGACTCGTTTACTACAAG ATTCACTCGGAGGAAATGCAAGAACTGTCATGGTTGCAAATAtg GGACCTGCAAGCTACAATTATGAAGAAACTTTAACAACACTAAG atATGCAAATCGagcaaagaatataaaaaataaacctAAGATAAATGAAGATCCAAAAGATGCTTTATTGAGGGAGTtccaagaagaaataaaaag ATTACGTAACCAACTAGATAAGAAAGGTGGTGGAAAATCAGGAAgcggaagaaaaaagaaaaaagtacgaAATGCTGATGGTAGTATTG ttgaagaagatgatgatgacgatgatgatggtgatgaatatttaaaacaacagcAAGCACAACTTGAACAAGAGAAACAAAAACTTCTTCAAAATCACACCATGGTCGAAGAA GAAAAGCAAAAGTTGATAATGGCAATTGATAAACGTTCTAGTCAAGTAAAAAAAGAACGTCAGAAAGCTGCAGCTATTGGTTCTAAAATCAAG GCAATGGAAAGTAAGTTACTTGTTGGCGGAAAGACCATTTTAGACAAGACAACAGAACAAGAAAAAGCACTGGAACAAAGAAGAAAGGAAATTCTTGAACAAAAG AAACGTGAAAGAGAGATGGCACAAAAACTGGAGCAGGAAGAAGAGAATGCTGTGGAAATTcgtgaaaactacagttctttGCAACAAGAGGTTGATGTCAAGACTAAGAAactaaaaaag TTGTTCACAAAACTTCAAGTGACGAAACAAGAAATTATTGATGTTCAAGAAGAACATATTCGAGAAAGACAAGAGTTAGAGACAAGTTTTGAGGACTTGAACAGAGCTATCAAATTAAA AACTCTAATCATCGAAAATTTCGTACCAGCCGCAGATCGTGAGAAGGTGAAGAAAAGAGCATTATACAATGAAGAAGATGAAAACTGGTCATTAAAACCATTAACTCAAGCTGCTGC AACTCAGCAAATGGCTAAACGACCAGCATCTGCTTTTGGTAATAAACGTCCTATATCAGAATATGCTAGAAAAGCAGCGTTGATGGGTGGAAGTGCAAGATACAAG ATGGAAAATATCATCCAACTGGAGTTAGATATGCCCACACGAACAACACGTGACTACGAGGGACCTACTGTTGCTCCGAGAATACAGGCAGCTCTTGATGCAGCATTGCAAGATGAAGATGATCTTATATTGGATGCGTC AAACGGGGGTGTAATACGTAATGGTCTTGATGCAACGGAGAGTTTTCCAACTGCGAGAGGGCTggtaaaaaactga